Proteins from a genomic interval of Microbacterium abyssi:
- a CDS encoding DUF4166 domain-containing protein — protein MNDLHPRLREYFSPLPDGHVGIGEGTFRRVGTPRRWLWPLLRPLHECGVVYAGWQLSVPFRVTNRLVAGRAVSEREFLLPGQQWIMRDAVSLNPHGRVVDELGEPGVVAASFDVEVDAGALSMTSHAIGIRWGRLRLRLPRLVSPVVRLTEAFDDEVGRQRVSVVIDMPLLGRIYEYVGDFSYRIEEQRA, from the coding sequence ATGAACGACCTGCATCCCCGACTGCGCGAATACTTCTCCCCGCTCCCCGACGGGCACGTCGGCATCGGTGAGGGCACCTTCCGCAGGGTGGGCACGCCCAGGCGCTGGCTGTGGCCACTGCTGCGCCCGCTGCACGAGTGCGGGGTGGTCTACGCCGGCTGGCAGTTGAGCGTGCCGTTCCGCGTCACGAACCGCCTGGTCGCCGGACGCGCCGTCAGTGAGCGCGAGTTCCTGCTGCCGGGTCAACAGTGGATCATGCGCGACGCCGTCTCGCTCAATCCGCATGGCCGCGTGGTCGACGAGCTGGGCGAACCCGGCGTCGTGGCGGCAAGCTTCGATGTCGAGGTCGATGCGGGCGCGCTGTCGATGACCAGTCATGCCATCGGCATCCGCTGGGGTCGGCTGCGCTTGCGGCTGCCGCGGCTCGTCTCGCCCGTCGTACGCCTCACCGAGGCGTTCGACGATGAGGTCGGACGCCAGCGCGTCTCGGTCGTCATCGACATGCCGCTGCTCGGGCGCATCTACGAGTACGTCGGAGACTTCAGCTATCGCATCGAGGAGCAGCGCGCATGA
- a CDS encoding aldo/keto reductase, producing MKSVPFGPTTAPAVIAGMMRIDDKDDAHIRDLYRTARDAGVDFFDHADIYGGSMHFCEQRFADALKLSAGERSEITLQTKCGIVPADGAFDFSYEHIVTQVEGSLRALRTDYIDVLLLHRPDALVEPDEVARAFDELEASGKVRAFGVSNHTPRQIDLLRTSVQQPFVANQLQLSITHAPIITQPVAMNMAAEEQSVVRDGGGIVEYCRINDITIQAWSPFQAGFFSGVFLGNPAYPELNAVIDRLADKHRVTPIGIATAWITRHPANMQVVLGTTTPKRVSDAAAGADVVLTRPEWYELFRAAGHLLP from the coding sequence ATGAAGTCAGTACCGTTCGGCCCCACGACAGCACCCGCGGTGATCGCGGGGATGATGCGCATCGACGACAAGGACGATGCGCACATCCGTGATCTTTACCGCACCGCGCGCGACGCCGGCGTCGATTTCTTCGATCACGCCGACATCTACGGCGGCAGCATGCACTTCTGCGAGCAGCGATTCGCGGATGCTCTGAAGCTGAGCGCCGGCGAACGCTCGGAGATCACGCTGCAGACCAAGTGCGGCATCGTCCCCGCCGACGGCGCCTTCGACTTCTCGTACGAGCACATCGTCACGCAGGTGGAGGGCTCGCTGCGTGCGCTGCGCACCGACTACATCGACGTGCTTCTCCTGCACCGGCCCGATGCCCTCGTCGAGCCGGATGAGGTCGCCCGCGCGTTCGATGAGCTCGAGGCATCCGGCAAGGTCCGGGCCTTCGGCGTCTCGAATCACACGCCGCGCCAGATCGATCTGCTGCGCACGTCCGTGCAGCAGCCGTTCGTCGCCAACCAGCTTCAGCTGTCGATCACGCACGCACCGATCATCACGCAGCCCGTCGCCATGAACATGGCCGCCGAGGAGCAGAGCGTCGTCCGTGACGGCGGCGGCATCGTCGAGTACTGCCGCATCAACGACATCACGATCCAGGCATGGTCTCCGTTCCAGGCCGGATTCTTCAGCGGAGTGTTCCTCGGGAACCCGGCCTACCCCGAACTGAACGCCGTCATCGATCGTCTCGCCGACAAGCACCGGGTCACGCCGATCGGCATCGCCACGGCATGGATCACACGGCATCCCGCGAACATGCAGGTCGTGCTCGGCACGACCACGCCGAAGCGGGTGAGCGACGCCGCAGCCGGCGCCGATGTCGTGCTCACCCGCCCCGAGTGGTACGAGCTGTTCCGCGCCGCCGGCCACCTGCTGCCCTGA
- a CDS encoding PLD nuclease N-terminal domain-containing protein, whose protein sequence is MPFVSILIVALMVGALIDVIMRDESQVKRLPKMVWVILVVLIPLIGSILWFTLGREYGDGGVSLPRMPRREARANGAAHASAPARQAAPADARTTEQQIADLDREIEEWRLREEIAKRRREDDAR, encoded by the coding sequence ATGCCGTTCGTCTCCATCCTCATCGTCGCGCTGATGGTGGGCGCCCTGATCGATGTCATCATGCGCGACGAGTCGCAGGTCAAGCGTCTGCCGAAGATGGTGTGGGTGATCCTGGTCGTCCTGATCCCCCTGATCGGCAGCATCCTGTGGTTCACCCTCGGGCGCGAGTACGGCGATGGCGGCGTCTCGCTGCCGAGGATGCCGCGCCGCGAGGCGCGTGCGAACGGTGCGGCGCATGCGTCGGCGCCCGCCCGGCAGGCTGCGCCCGCCGACGCGCGGACGACCGAGCAGCAGATCGCCGACCTCGACCGCGAGATCGAGGAGTGGCGGCTGCGCGAGGAGATCGCCAAGCGCCGGCGCGAGGACGACGCGCGCTAA
- a CDS encoding NYN domain-containing protein gives MADTQDTRVAVYLDFDNIVISWYDRVHGRNAYGKDRQRIADNPHDPEVAERLKDAMIEVGAIIDYASSFGTLVLTRAYADWSSPVNAEYRSQLVARAVDLVQLFPAAAYAKNGADIRLAVDAVEDMFRLSDLTHVVLVGGDSDYVPLAQRCKRLGRYVIGVGVAGSTAKSLAAACDEFESYDSLPGVARPVAKKTVTTAPADAEADTAADAESPVKTKPASRSRAKKSTKPADTDADTSQLSAQDEGTALLQRALRLGHDKADADEWLHSSAVKTHMRRMDPSFSEKALGYRSFSDFLKSRDQIAELEETGHERLVRLRER, from the coding sequence ATGGCTGACACCCAGGACACCCGCGTCGCCGTCTACCTGGACTTCGACAACATCGTCATCTCCTGGTACGACCGCGTGCACGGGCGAAACGCGTACGGCAAGGATCGTCAGCGCATCGCCGACAACCCGCACGATCCCGAGGTCGCCGAGCGGTTGAAGGACGCCATGATCGAGGTCGGCGCGATCATCGACTACGCGTCCTCCTTCGGCACGCTCGTGCTCACCCGCGCCTACGCCGACTGGTCGTCTCCCGTCAATGCCGAGTACCGCTCGCAGCTCGTGGCCCGCGCCGTCGACCTCGTGCAGCTGTTCCCCGCCGCGGCGTACGCGAAGAACGGAGCCGACATCCGCCTGGCCGTGGATGCCGTGGAGGACATGTTCCGGCTGTCCGACCTCACCCACGTCGTGCTCGTCGGCGGCGACAGCGACTACGTGCCGCTCGCCCAGCGCTGCAAGCGGCTGGGACGCTACGTGATCGGCGTCGGCGTCGCCGGTTCCACGGCGAAGTCGCTGGCCGCCGCGTGCGACGAGTTCGAATCGTACGATTCGCTTCCGGGCGTCGCGCGCCCTGTGGCCAAGAAGACGGTGACGACGGCACCGGCGGATGCCGAGGCGGACACGGCCGCAGACGCGGAGAGCCCGGTCAAGACCAAGCCGGCGAGCCGCAGCCGCGCGAAGAAGAGCACGAAGCCGGCCGACACCGACGCCGACACTTCGCAGCTCAGCGCACAGGACGAGGGAACGGCTCTGCTGCAGCGCGCCCTGCGCCTCGGGCACGACAAGGCCGACGCCGACGAGTGGCTGCACAGCTCCGCCGTGAAGACGCACATGCGCCGCATGGACCCTTCCTTCAGTGAGAAGGCCCTCGGCTACCGCTCGTTCTCGGACTTCCTGAAGTCCCGGGATCAGATCGCCGAGCTCGAGGAGACCGGACACGAGCGGCTCGTCCGGCTCCGCGAACGCTGA
- a CDS encoding Gfo/Idh/MocA family protein, translated as MTGLRWGILATGGIATAFASDLRTADLDLVAVGSRSQASADAFAAKFDIPRAHASYEALAADPDVDIIYVSTPHPMHHAGAKLALESGKHVLVEKAFTVNRAEAEDLQRIASERGLLAMEAMWTRYLPHMIRIREIIAAGTLGELRAVTADHTQKITDDPAHRLNALELGGGALLDLGIYPVSFVWDILGAPETVQASARLGDTGADAEVATLMTHAGGAISTTLSSSRAAGPNSAAIIGTDARIEIDRVWYAPTSFRVVTPDGEVRESYESHIDGRGMQYQALAAERLVRDGILAGDILPLAESVAIMGTLDEVRAQIGVRYPSEERTDG; from the coding sequence ATGACCGGTCTTCGATGGGGAATCCTCGCCACGGGTGGCATCGCCACCGCCTTCGCCTCCGACCTGCGCACCGCAGATCTCGATCTCGTCGCGGTGGGTTCGCGTTCGCAGGCATCCGCCGACGCGTTCGCGGCCAAATTCGACATCCCGCGTGCGCACGCGTCCTACGAGGCGCTCGCCGCCGACCCCGACGTCGACATCATCTACGTCTCCACCCCGCATCCGATGCATCACGCCGGCGCGAAGCTCGCGCTCGAGAGCGGCAAGCACGTGCTCGTCGAGAAGGCCTTCACCGTGAACAGGGCCGAGGCCGAGGATCTGCAGCGCATCGCCTCCGAACGCGGGCTGCTGGCGATGGAGGCGATGTGGACGCGCTACCTGCCGCACATGATCCGCATCCGCGAGATCATCGCAGCCGGGACGCTCGGTGAACTCCGCGCCGTCACCGCCGATCACACCCAGAAGATCACCGACGACCCTGCGCACCGGCTCAACGCCCTCGAGCTCGGCGGCGGCGCGCTGCTGGATCTCGGCATCTACCCCGTCTCGTTCGTCTGGGACATCCTCGGCGCTCCCGAGACCGTGCAGGCCAGCGCGCGCCTCGGCGACACCGGGGCCGACGCGGAGGTCGCGACGCTCATGACCCACGCCGGCGGCGCGATCTCGACGACCCTGTCCTCGTCCAGGGCCGCAGGTCCAAACTCGGCCGCGATCATCGGCACCGACGCACGGATCGAGATCGACAGGGTCTGGTACGCGCCGACCTCCTTCCGGGTCGTCACGCCGGACGGCGAGGTGCGCGAGAGCTATGAGTCGCACATCGACGGTCGCGGCATGCAGTATCAGGCGCTGGCCGCCGAGCGGCTCGTGCGCGACGGCATCCTCGCCGGCGACATCCTGCCGCTTGCCGAGAGCGTCGCGATCATGGGGACGCTGGACGAGGTCAGGGCGCAGATCGGCGTGCGCTACCCGAGTGAGGAGCGCACCGATGGCTGA
- the nrdF gene encoding class 1b ribonucleoside-diphosphate reductase subunit beta: protein MTPESLKLVDHVQAINWNRIEDDKDLEVWNRLVNNFWLPEKVPLSNDVQSWNTLTPEEQLLTMRVFTGLTLLDTIQGTVGAVSLIPDAITPHEEAVYTNIAFMESVHAKSYSSIFSTLASTKEIDEAFRWSRENANLQKKAQIIMDYYQGDDPLKRKVASTLLESFLFYSGFYLPIYWSSKAKLTNTADLIRLIIRDEAVHGYYIGYKYQKGLEKETQERRDELKEYTFNLLFELYDNEVQYTQDLYDGVGLTEDVKKFLHYNANKALMNLGYEAMFPSDVTNVNPAILSALSPNADENHDFFSGSGSSYVIGKAEATEDEDWDF from the coding sequence ATGACACCCGAATCGCTCAAGCTGGTCGACCACGTGCAGGCGATCAACTGGAACCGCATCGAGGACGACAAGGACCTCGAGGTCTGGAACCGGCTCGTGAACAACTTCTGGCTACCTGAGAAGGTGCCGCTGTCGAACGACGTGCAGTCGTGGAACACGCTGACACCGGAAGAGCAACTGCTCACCATGCGCGTGTTCACCGGACTGACACTGCTGGACACGATCCAGGGCACCGTCGGTGCAGTGTCACTGATCCCCGACGCGATCACGCCCCACGAGGAGGCGGTGTACACCAACATCGCGTTCATGGAGTCGGTGCACGCGAAGAGCTACTCTTCGATCTTCTCGACCCTCGCGTCGACGAAGGAGATCGACGAGGCGTTCCGGTGGTCCAGGGAGAACGCGAACCTTCAGAAGAAGGCGCAGATCATCATGGACTACTACCAGGGTGATGACCCGCTCAAGCGCAAGGTCGCATCGACCCTGCTGGAGTCTTTCCTGTTCTACTCGGGCTTCTACCTGCCGATCTACTGGTCGTCCAAGGCGAAGCTGACGAACACCGCTGACCTCATCCGGCTCATCATCCGCGACGAGGCCGTGCACGGGTATTACATCGGCTACAAGTACCAGAAGGGCCTCGAGAAGGAGACCCAGGAGCGTCGCGACGAGTTGAAGGAGTACACCTTCAACCTGCTGTTCGAGCTCTACGACAATGAGGTGCAGTACACGCAGGATCTGTACGACGGCGTGGGCCTCACCGAGGACGTCAAGAAGTTCCTGCACTACAACGCCAACAAGGCGCTGATGAACCTCGGCTACGAGGCGATGTTCCCGTCCGATGTGACGAACGTGAACCCGGCGATCCTCTCGGCGCTCTCTCCGAACGCAGACGAGAACCACGACTTCTTCTCGGGCTCGGGTTCCTCGTACGTCATCGGCAAGGCTGAAGCCACCGAGGATGAGGACTGGGACTTCTAA
- a CDS encoding GNAT family N-acetyltransferase, giving the protein MTPPAPLVLTGDFVELRPLDRSHHDGLVDAVREGDLWQAAWYTSVPAPDGVAEEIERRLALSEKGEMVPFTAFDAAGRAIGMTTYYDLDESVPRLHIGYTWNRPSAHGTGTNAESKLLLMRHAFETLGVFRVGFTTQWVNFQSRTAIERLGAKQDGVMRAMTRFRNGALRDSVEYSVIEPEWPAVEANLEARLAKRR; this is encoded by the coding sequence CTGACCCCTCCCGCCCCGCTCGTTCTGACCGGTGACTTCGTCGAGCTGCGCCCACTCGATCGCAGCCACCACGACGGCCTCGTCGACGCCGTGCGGGAGGGTGACCTGTGGCAGGCAGCCTGGTACACCTCGGTTCCCGCGCCGGACGGCGTCGCGGAGGAGATCGAGCGGCGTCTCGCGCTGAGCGAGAAGGGCGAGATGGTGCCCTTCACCGCGTTCGACGCCGCAGGACGGGCGATCGGCATGACGACGTACTACGACCTCGACGAATCGGTGCCCCGGCTCCACATCGGGTACACGTGGAACCGGCCGTCGGCGCACGGCACCGGCACGAACGCCGAGTCGAAGCTGCTGCTGATGCGACACGCGTTCGAGACGCTGGGCGTTTTCCGTGTCGGCTTCACCACGCAGTGGGTGAACTTCCAGTCCCGCACGGCGATCGAGCGTCTCGGCGCAAAGCAGGACGGCGTGATGCGGGCGATGACGCGCTTCCGGAACGGGGCGCTGCGAGACAGCGTGGAGTACTCCGTGATCGAGCCGGAGTGGCCGGCCGTCGAGGCGAACCTCGAAGCACGTCTCGCCAAGCGACGCTGA
- a CDS encoding alpha/beta fold hydrolase has product MGSPYKTRHRTIDIDGTEIFYRQAGDPEKPAILLLHGYPSSSHMFRNVIEPLAESMHVIAPDLPGFGFSDAPPADQYDYTFDNLSHTIERFLDAIAVNHFFVYHFDFGTPVAYHLASRHPDRIRGLIVQNGNAHEAGLGPQWDAPRAFWSDPTPENRAKLGEWMNFEGNRAEYIGGLPERLAELYPPECWHLDWDRLSRPGNVEIQFRIFCDYQNHVARFPAIESYHREHQPPCLLLWGRHDAYFDLDEIMAYSRVLDSLEIHVFDSGHFLLETHHTECSRLITDFVSNVEASCILDKGTKRPEPA; this is encoded by the coding sequence ATGGGCAGCCCCTACAAGACGCGTCATCGAACCATCGACATCGACGGCACCGAGATCTTCTACCGGCAGGCGGGAGACCCCGAGAAGCCGGCGATTCTGCTTCTGCACGGGTATCCCAGCTCCTCGCACATGTTTCGCAACGTCATCGAGCCGCTGGCCGAGTCAATGCACGTGATCGCGCCCGATCTGCCCGGGTTCGGATTCTCCGACGCTCCGCCGGCTGACCAGTACGACTACACGTTCGATAACCTCTCCCACACCATCGAGCGCTTCCTCGACGCGATCGCCGTGAACCACTTCTTCGTCTACCACTTCGATTTCGGCACCCCTGTCGCGTATCACCTCGCCAGTCGGCATCCGGACCGCATACGCGGTCTGATCGTTCAGAACGGCAACGCGCACGAAGCCGGTCTGGGACCGCAGTGGGATGCGCCAAGGGCCTTCTGGTCCGACCCGACGCCGGAGAACAGAGCCAAGTTGGGCGAGTGGATGAATTTCGAGGGCAACCGCGCCGAGTACATCGGAGGCCTGCCGGAGCGATTAGCTGAGCTGTACCCGCCGGAATGTTGGCACTTGGACTGGGACCGCTTGAGCAGACCCGGCAACGTCGAGATCCAGTTCCGGATCTTCTGCGACTACCAGAATCATGTAGCCCGCTTCCCCGCCATCGAGAGCTACCACCGGGAGCATCAGCCGCCGTGCCTCCTGCTCTGGGGCCGCCACGACGCGTACTTCGACCTGGACGAGATCATGGCCTACAGCCGAGTCCTCGACTCCTTGGAGATCCATGTCTTCGACAGTGGACACTTCCTCCTGGAGACCCACCACACGGAGTGTTCCCGCCTCATCACCGATTTCGTCAGCAACGTCGAAGCCTCTTGCATTCTCGACAAGGGCACGAAAAGGCCCGAACCTGCGTGA
- a CDS encoding flavodoxin family protein, which yields MDTQLTALMINCTLKPSPAESSSDLLGRQILSALAGHGVGIDSIRAVDHDIRPGVQADMGDGDEWPKLRDRVLASDIIVFMTPTWLGQHSSVAQRVLERLDAELSETDDEGRPTLFDKVALAGIVGNEDGAHHITGILYQALGDVGFTIPAQGVVYWNGEAMHGTDYKDLDSTPEKVAQSTMTATANAAHLAQLLRERRYPVSS from the coding sequence ATGGACACACAACTGACCGCACTGATGATCAACTGCACGCTCAAACCGTCACCTGCTGAGTCGAGTTCCGACCTTCTGGGACGGCAGATCCTGTCCGCTCTGGCAGGCCACGGCGTCGGCATCGACAGCATCCGCGCCGTCGACCACGACATACGGCCGGGCGTCCAGGCCGATATGGGCGACGGCGATGAATGGCCGAAGCTCCGCGACCGTGTGCTGGCCTCCGACATCATCGTGTTCATGACGCCGACGTGGCTCGGGCAGCACTCCAGCGTCGCGCAACGCGTGCTCGAGCGGCTGGATGCCGAGCTCAGCGAGACCGACGACGAAGGTCGTCCGACGCTGTTCGACAAGGTCGCGCTCGCCGGGATCGTGGGCAATGAGGACGGTGCACATCACATCACCGGCATCCTCTACCAGGCGCTGGGCGACGTCGGATTCACGATTCCTGCACAGGGGGTCGTGTACTGGAACGGCGAGGCGATGCACGGCACGGACTACAAGGATCTGGACAGCACTCCGGAGAAGGTCGCCCAGTCGACCATGACGGCAACCGCGAATGCCGCGCACCTGGCGCAACTGCTGCGTGAGCGGCGGTATCCGGTGTCGTCCTGA
- a CDS encoding glycoside hydrolase family 3 protein — protein sequence MSVHPRRSRRRGIAAIAVAVPLTLAMSVGAAAAEPQAAGADLASSTAATGKGNGNGHGNGNGNGHGNEGNHGKPPVLEATVKPLIKVKGRHFKDLNANGKLDVYEDWRKPVDDRVANLVDQMTLEEKAGLMLIDTLNAACDPASGEFGTVPELADDFIGEQQMHRFIFRNVVAAGDRGACEPAGGGFSTNVVVTPAEAAEFMNQIQEKSEATRLGIPALYKSNARNHIDPQARAGINESAGAFSPFPKEAGIAAAALGEQALNDGEATDGDMSVVEDFAEVMGDEWSSIGLRGMYGYMADLSTEPRWYRTHETFTEDADLGANIMGELVESLQGKVDRNGVSLSPKTDVALTMKHFPGGGPQELGLDPHYAFGKAQVYPGDAFGYHLKPFEAAIEAGVSSIMPYYGVPVDVTYEGVDYEEVGMAFSDQIVNGLLRDQMGFQGYVNSDTGIINDRAWGLEDATVPERVAAAINGGTDTLSGFNDVATITDLVDADLVSEERVTLAAERLLTPMFQMGLFENPYVDPEVATETVGSEENLATALDLQRKSTVLLQNDDSLLPLSGGETVYVLGNVDAAEVAAAGFDVIDGNNPDEQRTAAEADVALISMTARNVNTGGYVSNDPASGLNPEHVNPSVIEGFAGLDGQSPYGAADACVATGAAACTDNGLRFGGSLPWESSVIDFSGMSEAESWEVTPGLDTVQQVMAEVGAENTVLDIYFRQPFVLDEESGLRDAGAILANFGNTTASLMDVVSGDFNPQGKLPFALAGTPEAILEQNSDTPGYEETTDGELFPYGFGLSYQD from the coding sequence ATGAGTGTTCATCCACGCAGGAGCCGCCGCCGAGGAATCGCGGCGATCGCTGTCGCAGTTCCACTGACCCTGGCGATGAGTGTGGGCGCGGCGGCAGCTGAGCCGCAGGCCGCTGGCGCCGACCTGGCGTCCTCCACCGCCGCGACCGGCAAGGGCAACGGTAACGGCCATGGAAACGGCAACGGCAACGGCCACGGCAACGAGGGCAACCACGGCAAGCCTCCGGTGCTCGAGGCGACAGTCAAGCCGCTGATCAAGGTGAAGGGTCGTCATTTCAAGGATCTCAACGCCAACGGCAAGCTCGATGTCTATGAGGACTGGCGCAAGCCGGTCGACGATCGCGTCGCGAACCTCGTGGATCAGATGACGCTCGAGGAGAAGGCCGGCCTCATGCTCATCGACACACTGAACGCAGCATGCGACCCGGCATCCGGTGAGTTCGGCACCGTGCCGGAACTCGCCGACGACTTCATCGGCGAGCAGCAGATGCATCGCTTCATCTTCCGCAACGTCGTCGCCGCCGGTGACCGCGGGGCTTGCGAGCCCGCGGGCGGAGGCTTCTCGACGAACGTCGTGGTCACCCCCGCAGAGGCCGCGGAGTTCATGAACCAGATCCAGGAGAAGAGCGAGGCGACGCGCCTCGGCATCCCGGCGCTGTACAAGTCGAACGCCCGCAACCACATCGACCCACAGGCACGAGCCGGCATCAACGAGTCGGCCGGTGCGTTCTCGCCGTTCCCGAAGGAGGCGGGCATCGCTGCCGCAGCTCTCGGCGAACAGGCGCTGAACGACGGCGAGGCCACTGATGGCGACATGTCGGTCGTCGAGGACTTCGCCGAGGTGATGGGCGACGAGTGGTCCTCGATCGGACTGCGCGGCATGTACGGCTACATGGCAGACCTCTCCACGGAGCCGCGCTGGTACCGCACGCACGAGACGTTCACCGAGGATGCCGATCTCGGCGCGAACATCATGGGCGAGCTCGTCGAGTCCCTGCAGGGCAAGGTCGACCGAAACGGCGTCTCCCTCAGCCCCAAGACCGACGTCGCCCTGACGATGAAGCACTTCCCCGGCGGCGGACCGCAGGAGCTGGGGCTCGACCCGCACTACGCCTTCGGCAAGGCGCAGGTCTATCCGGGCGATGCCTTCGGGTACCACCTGAAACCCTTCGAGGCTGCGATCGAGGCGGGAGTCTCGTCGATCATGCCGTACTACGGAGTTCCGGTCGACGTCACCTACGAGGGGGTCGACTACGAAGAGGTCGGCATGGCGTTCTCCGACCAGATCGTCAATGGTCTGCTGCGCGATCAGATGGGCTTCCAGGGCTACGTCAACTCCGACACCGGCATCATCAACGACCGCGCATGGGGTCTCGAGGATGCCACGGTTCCGGAGCGCGTCGCCGCCGCCATCAACGGCGGCACCGACACCCTCTCCGGGTTCAACGACGTCGCGACGATCACGGATCTCGTGGATGCCGATCTGGTCAGCGAGGAGCGCGTGACGCTCGCGGCGGAGCGCCTGCTCACGCCGATGTTCCAGATGGGGCTGTTCGAGAACCCGTACGTCGACCCCGAGGTCGCCACGGAGACGGTCGGCAGCGAGGAGAACCTCGCCACCGCCCTCGACCTGCAGCGCAAGTCCACCGTGCTGTTGCAGAACGACGATTCGCTCCTCCCGCTCTCCGGTGGCGAGACCGTCTACGTGCTCGGCAACGTCGACGCCGCCGAGGTCGCAGCCGCAGGCTTCGATGTCATCGACGGGAACAATCCGGACGAGCAGCGCACTGCAGCCGAGGCCGACGTCGCGCTCATCTCGATGACGGCGCGCAACGTGAACACCGGCGGCTACGTCAGCAACGACCCCGCGAGCGGGCTGAACCCCGAGCACGTCAACCCCAGCGTGATCGAAGGGTTCGCAGGGCTCGACGGGCAGAGCCCGTACGGCGCGGCCGACGCCTGCGTCGCGACGGGCGCTGCGGCGTGCACCGACAACGGTCTGCGCTTCGGCGGATCGCTGCCGTGGGAGTCGAGCGTGATCGACTTCTCCGGCATGTCCGAGGCCGAGTCGTGGGAGGTCACCCCTGGCCTGGACACGGTCCAACAGGTGATGGCCGAGGTGGGAGCCGAGAACACCGTTCTCGACATCTACTTCCGTCAGCCGTTCGTGCTCGACGAGGAGAGCGGCCTGCGTGACGCCGGCGCGATCCTCGCCAACTTCGGCAACACCACCGCGTCGCTGATGGATGTCGTCTCGGGCGACTTCAACCCGCAGGGCAAGCTGCCGTTCGCCCTCGCCGGAACGCCGGAGGCCATCCTCGAGCAGAACAGCGACACTCCTGGATACGAGGAGACCACCGACGGGGAGCTGTTCCCGTACGGGTTCGGCCTCAGTTACCAGGACTGA
- a CDS encoding epimerase, whose protein sequence is MSGRIVIGGSSGFMGRRLQEKYRAEGREVITISRSGADLTWDDQPGIDQAVDGAALVIGLAGKSVNCRYTPENRAEIFRSRLQTTATLSRAIAAAAQPPALWLNSSTATIYRHAEDRPMTESTGELGTGFSVEVAKAWEEALFADVLPRTRRVALRSTIVLGHGGVLGPLKNLARIGLGGAQHDGWWPISRARRAAGTAHRPGAKRGTQRFSWVHIDDVARIIDFVEQHPQLEGPINAASPNPVDNRTFMATVRRVLGARIGPPMPRWMLEIGAIGIRTETELILKSRWVLPETLTNAGFEFSYPTLEPALRESFDRERP, encoded by the coding sequence ATGAGCGGCAGGATAGTCATCGGAGGATCGTCCGGGTTCATGGGGCGTCGGCTCCAGGAGAAGTACCGCGCGGAAGGGCGCGAGGTCATCACGATCTCCCGCTCCGGCGCCGATCTGACCTGGGACGACCAGCCCGGCATCGATCAGGCGGTCGATGGTGCGGCGCTGGTGATCGGGCTCGCCGGTAAGAGCGTGAACTGCCGGTACACCCCGGAGAACCGGGCGGAGATCTTCCGCTCACGCCTGCAGACGACGGCGACGTTGAGCCGCGCGATCGCCGCGGCGGCGCAGCCGCCGGCGCTGTGGCTGAACTCGTCGACCGCGACGATCTACCGGCATGCCGAGGACAGACCCATGACCGAATCGACCGGCGAGCTCGGTACCGGCTTCTCGGTCGAGGTCGCGAAGGCCTGGGAGGAGGCGCTGTTCGCCGACGTACTCCCGCGCACCCGCCGGGTGGCGCTGCGCAGCACGATCGTACTGGGCCATGGCGGCGTGCTCGGTCCGCTGAAGAACCTCGCCCGGATCGGTCTCGGCGGAGCGCAGCACGACGGCTGGTGGCCGATCAGCCGGGCGCGCAGAGCTGCGGGCACCGCGCATCGCCCCGGCGCGAAGCGCGGCACGCAGCGCTTCAGCTGGGTGCACATCGATGATGTCGCCCGCATCATCGACTTCGTCGAGCAGCATCCGCAGCTCGAGGGACCGATCAACGCGGCATCCCCGAATCCGGTGGACAACCGCACCTTCATGGCGACCGTGCGCCGGGTCCTCGGGGCGCGCATCGGCCCGCCGATGCCGCGATGGATGCTGGAGATCGGCGCGATCGGCATCCGCACGGAGACCGAGCTGATCCTCAAGAGCCGGTGGGTGCTGCCGGAGACGCTCACGAACGCGGGGTTCGAGTTCTCGTACCCGACGCTGGAACCCGCGCTGCGGGAGTCCTTCGACCGCGAGCGGCCTTAG